The genomic interval GATGCTCAACAGCCCCTCGATGTTCCGCGAGATGGAGTTCGCCGCCAAGCTCGCCGACGTGAGCGCCCGCGACGTGCTCGCGATGGCGACCCGGAACGGCGCGCAGATCGCGGGCCTCGACTGCGGCGTCCTCGCGGAGGGCCGACCCGGGAAGCTCCTCGTGCTCGACGGCGACTCGGACAACCTCGCCGGAGCCCAGGACGTGGTCCGCGCGGTGGTCCGCCGGGCCGGAGCGGGCGACGTGTCCGACGTGGTGCTGTGAACGCGTCCGACGTGGTGCTGTGAACGCGTCCGAAGTCGTGCTGTGAGCCGGGGAGGGTCGAACGGACGGGCCGTTGCAGGCGAGCGGCGACCGCGCGGTCGCCGCTCGCCTGCAAACAGTTAAGGTACGTCGTGTGCTATCATCCGACGAACGGATGTACGACCGGATACTCGTGCCGACCGACGGTTCGACCGACACCGAGCGCGCGGTCGGACACGCCGCCGAACTCGCGGCCGCCCACGGCGCGGAGCTACACGCGGTCTACGTCGTCAACTCCGCGACGTTCACCGGCCTCCCGATGGAGACCTCGTGGGAGGGCATCGACGACGTGCTCCACGAGGAGGGCGAGGCCGCGCTGGAGCGCGTCGAGACCATCGCGGACGAGTACGACGTGCCGGTCGCCTCGCGCCTGCTCGAAGGCACGCCGAGCAGGCGCATCGTCGAGTACGCCGAGGGCGAGGACTGCGACCTCGTGGTGATGGGCACCCACGGACGGGGCGGCATCGACCGCCTGCTTCTGGGGAGCGTCGCCGAGGGCGTGGTCCGGGCCTGCACGGTCCCCGTCCTCACCGTCCGGGTGGGCGACGAGGGCGAGAACGGGGAGGACTCGCCCGCCGCCACCGAGTCCGAGTCGGACGCCGAGACGGGTCACGTCCCGGTCGAGTAGCCTATACTGGCCGGAGGTGTTCGCAGTCGCCCGCGTGGACCCGGACCCGGCCCTCGTCGGTCTCGACCACGAGCGACCCGGGGAACGCCACGTCGACGGCCTCGCCGACGACCTCGCCGTCGGCGCGCTCGACCCGCACGCGCTGGCCCAGCGTGGCCGACCGCTCGCGCCACGCCTCGACCGCGGATTCGGGGTCCCCGCGGAGGTCGTCGAACCGCTCCAGCAGTCGCTGGACGAAGACCCGCCGGTCGACCTCGCCGACCTCCTCGCGGAGGCTGGTCGCTCCCTCGGGGAGGTCGTCGACCGGAATATTCGCGTTCACGCCGATACCGACCACGACCCACGAGACGCGGTCTGCCTCGCCTTCCATCTCGGTCAGGATTCCGGCGAGCTTTCGGCCGCCGCGGTCGCCCTCGGTGCCGACTAAGACATCGTTCGGCCACTTGATTTCGGCCGGAACGCCCGCCTCCCGGGCCGCGTCCGTGGTGGCGACCGCGGCCGCCAGCGTCAGCGCCGGGACGTGGGCGGGCGGGAGGTCGGGCCGGAGGACGAGGCTCGCCCAGACCCCGCCGCTCGGGGCCGACCACGCGCGGTCGAGCCGTCCCCGACTGCCGGTCTGCTCGTCGGCCAGCACGACCACGTCCTCGGCCCCCTCGGCGGCGAGTTCGCGGGCGCGGTCGTTGGTGCTTCCGACGGCGTCGTGGTACTCCACCGAGAACGGCGCGTCGAGCCCGAACTCGACCGCGGGGCCGCCGTACTCCGGTATCCCTTCGAGGGCGTAGCCGTCGTCGCTGCTCTCGATGTCGAACCCCGAACCGCGGAGTCCCTCGACGTGCTTCCAGACCGCGTTGCGCGAGACGCCGAGGTCGTCGGCGACGTCGGGTCCGGGGACGGGACCCTCCGCGAGTCGTTCGAGGACCGCCCGGCGCGTGTCGTTCATGGCCGGGGGTAAGGCCCCTCGGGACAAGAATCGCCTGCTTCCCCGCTCACGCGAAACACTCGACCGGTTCGCCCGTCTCCCACGGGTCGGGGTCGAGCGCGTCCTCGTCGTCTCGGGGGCCGGTGTCTTCGGCGCGAACGACGACCGACTCGTCAACGTAGTAGGACGCGAACACGGTCGGCGAGTCCCCGTGCATCTCGGTTCCCTCCGGCTGCTCTACGGTTTCGGAGTAGGTGTACCGGACTCGGACGACCGCGGCCCCCTCGGGCGCGTCGTCGGTCCGAACGTCCCTGACCGACGTCGTCTGGCGGGTGAGGTCGTCGCCCCACTCTTCCACCAGCGCGTTGCGCCGGTACGCTCGCTCGTACGCCTCGACGTACTCGGCGACCTCGTCTTCGTCGGCCAGCGAGTCCGGGCGAGTCGGATACGCCGTCGGCTCGACCGCGTCCTCGGCGTCCTCGTCCGGAGGGTCGGGGTCCGGCCGGTCGGCCATCGAGCAGTCGTACTCGGGCGGGGTCGTTCGCGACTCGTCGGTCGACTCCGTTTTCGAGGTCCGTTCCCGCGGGCCGCTCGCCGAGACACCCGGCGAGCGACAACACCGCGGTTCCGGTCAGGGCGAGCGCGCGGCGGCGGGAGGGCGACGTCATCGAGGCCGGATACTGGCCGCTCCCGCAAGTATCTTGTGTGGAACTCCGTCAAAAAACGTTGCTCGGCGCCGCTACTCGATGACGACCAGCACGTCGCCCATGTCGACGCTGTCGCCCTCGCCGACGGCGATTTGCGTCACGGTGCCGCCCCGCGAGGCGACCACGTCGTTCTCCATCTTCATGGCTTCGAGGACGCAGACCACGTCGCCCGACGCGACTTCGTCGCCCTCCTCGACCGTCACGTCGAGGATGGTGCCCTGCATCTCGGCGGTGACGCTCTCGCCCTCGCCGTCGACGCTCACGTCGTCGCCCCCGCCCGAGTCGCCGCCCGCGGGCTCGGGCTTCTGTCCGGTCGCGCCGCCTCCGCCGTTACTCGCGGGAATCGCGGCCGCGCCGCGCTCTTCGAGGTCGACCTCGAATCGCTTGCCGTTGACCTCGACCGTGAACTCGCGCTCGACGACCTCCTCGTCGTCGGTCGTCGATTCGGTCTCGCTGCCCCACTTCTCCTGAGCCTCGTCGATGCGCTCGGGGTCGAGCGTGTTGTCGAGGTACTTGGTGGTGTGGGTTCCCGCCACGAACGGCTCGTCGTCGAGCATCAGCCGGTGGAACGGGATGATCGTCGGGATGCCCTCGATGTCGTACTCGGCGAGCGCGCGCTTCGACCGGGCGATGCACTCCTCGCGGTCGCTCCCGTGGATGATGAGCTTCGCGACCATCGAGTCGTAGTCGGTCACGAGGTCGTCGCCCTGCCGCAGCGCGTCGTCGAGGCGCACGCCGATGCCGCCCGGCGGGTCGTAGGTCGTGAGTTTGCCGCCAGTGGCGGGCGCGAACTCCTCGGCGGCGTTCTCGGCGTTGATTCGGAACTCCATCGCGTGGCCCTCTAGCTCCACGTCGTCCTGCTCGAAGCCGAGTTCCTCGTCGGCCGCGACCCGGAGCTGCCACTTCACGATGTCGATGCCCGTCAGCTCCTCGGTGACGGTGTGTTCGACCTGAATCCGGGTGTTGACTTCGAGGAAGTAGAAGTCGGCGTCGGGCCCGAGGAGTTCGCCGTCCTCGCGGTCGGGGTCCTCCTCGACGAGGAACTCGAAGGTGCCCGCGTTGTAGTAGCCCGCGGCGTCGGCACCGCGGCGCGCGGCCTCGGCGATCTCCTCGCGGAGTTCGTCGGTGAGCGCCGGGGACGGCCCTTCCTCGATGACCTTCTGGTGGCGGCGCTGGAGCGAGCAGTCCCGTTCCCCGAGGTGGCGGACGTTGCCGTGGTGGTCGGCGATGATCTGGACCTCGATGTGGCGCGGGTTCTCCAGATAGCGTTCGAGGTAGACGTTGTCGTTGTCGAAGTACGCCTCCCCCTCGCGCTTGGCGGATTCGAGCTGGTCGTCGGCCTCCTCGGGGCCGCGGACGACCTTCATCCCGCGGCCGCCGCCGCCGCCCTCGGCCTTGATGGCGATGGGGTAGCCGTGCTCGTCGCCGAACTCGGTGACCTCCTCGGGGTCCTCGACGGGGTCGGTCGTGCCGGGCACGATGGGCACGTCGGCGTCCCGCATCGTCTTGCGGGCGTGGGTCTTCTCGCCCAGCTGCTCCATCGAATCCGCCGAGGGGCCGACCCACGTCACGCCCTCGGTGTCCTCGACCTTGCCCCCGAACTCGGCGTTCTCCGCGAGGAAGCCGTAGCCGGGGTGGATGGCGTCGGCGTCGGCCTTCTTCGCGGCGTCGATGACCGCCTCGTGGTCGAGGTACGAGTCGGCCGCGCGTGCGGGACCCACGTTGTACGCCTCGTCGGCGTACCGGACGTGTCCGGAGTCCTTGTCGGCCTCGCTGTAGACGGCCACGGTGTCGATACCCAGCTCCTCGCACGCCCGCATCACGCGGACCGCGATTTCGCCTCGGTTGGCGACGAGAACCTTGTCGAACATCCTTGGCGGCAAATATTCGGGTGGGTTACCTCATTCTGTCGGTTCTCGGTGACGGATCGGGACGTTCGTCCACTTCGACCCGTCGGTCGGTCGACGACCGCGAGAAGACTCGCCTCACCCGTTCACGACCGCCGAGACGAGCTTCGACTCGGCCTTCCGGAGCAGGTCGGACGCCGTGCTCTCGGCGCAGTCGAGTTCGTCGGCGACCTCGGCCAGCGACCCCTCGCGGGGCACCTCGTAGTACCCGAGCGACGACGCGACCGACACCGCCTCGAACTGGCGGTCGGTCAACGCGCCCGCGACGGTGGCGTGTCTGCGGTCGTACTCGCCGACCTCCGCTATCTCGGCGTCGATGCGCTCGGGCAGGTCGTCGAGGAGCGCCCGCAGGTCGGCCGACTCGCCGACGACCGTGAACCGCATGTGTCCCTCGCCGGTGTACTCGACGGGCGGGACGACCAGCAGGTGGCGGCGAGCGAACGCCTCGCGGAACTGGCGGTCGGCCTCGCGGGTCTCCTGTCTGACGTAGGCGTAGAACGACTCCGAATCGATGGGGGCCAGCGTGTACTCGGCGACCGACCCCACGTCCGAAATCGCCTCCCGGTAGGGGTCTATCTCGCCCTCGACGTAGAACAGCACGTACTCGACTGCCTCGCCGGGCAGGAGGTTCCACGCCAGTAGCTCCTCCCGAGCGACCGCCTCCGAGTCGGCGATGAAGTTCTGCATGGGGTGGCGAGTCGCCCGCGGTTGGCGCAGCGCGAGCGTGAGGTACTTCACGACCGACCCGTCGGACCGGCAGAACTTAAACGACCTAGATGCTTCGACGGAGGACCTATCGAGCGCTCGGCACAACCTCCGTCCATGAGCGAGACCCAACCGGGCCCGGCCGACGCCGAGGGCCCGGAGCGAACGGAGCGGGACCCGCGAGCGCTCGCCGAGGCTCCCGAACCCCCGCAGCTCCCCGGCACGCCCGTTCTCGGCAACACGCTCGGGTTCGTGCGCGACCCGTTCGGGTTCTACGACCGCCTCGAATCCGTGGGCGACGCAGTGGGCTACAGCGTCGCGGGCCGGGAGTTCTGCACGGTGTTCGAACCCGACTACGTCGAGCAGATTCTGGTCGAGGACAACGAGCGGTTCGTCAAGAGCGAGGCGTTCCGCGACGCGGCCGCGGGGTTCGCCGAGCGCGGACTCCTCCTGACCGAGGGCGAGGAGTGGCGCGACCAGCGCGTCCGCATCCAGCCCGCGTTCACGCCCGACCGCATCCGGAGCTACGCCGACGCGATGGTGACGTACGCCGAGCGAACGCTCGACCACCTCGCCGACGGCGAGGTGGTCGACGTGCAGGACGCGATGTCGGAGCTGACTCTCCGGATTCTGGCGAAGTCGCTGTTCGACATCGACGTCGAGGGGCGACGCGAAGTCGTCCGGGAGGCCGCGGCCGCGCTCAACGAGCGCGGGGACGCGGGCGGCGCGTCGGCGTTCCTCCCCGACTGGGTACCCACGCCGAAGAACCGCCGGTTCGAGCGCGCGATGACCGACTTCGAGGCGATGGTGGACGACCTCGTCGCGGAGCGCCGCGCAGACGACGCAGAGTACGACGACCTGCTCTCGCTGTTGCTCCGCGCCGAGGGACCCGACGGCGAGACGATGGCCGAGGAGGTGGTCGGCGACCAGCTGGTCACGTTCCTGTTCGCGGGCCACGAGACCACCGCGCTCGCGCTGACCTACGCGTGGCACCTGCTCGGGCGCAACCCCGACGAAGCGGAGAAACTCCGCGCGGAACTCGACGCGACCCTCGGCGACGACCCCGCCACGATTGCCGACCTCCCCGACCTCGGCTACACCGAGCGGGTCGTCAGGGAGGCGCTCCGGCTCTACCCGCCCGCCTACGTCCTCTTCCGGGAGCCGACCGAGGACGTTCGAATCGGCCCCTACCGCATCGAGGCCGGGACGAACCTCACGCTCCCCGCCTTCAAACTCCACCGCGACGGGCGGTTCTACGACGCCCCCGACGAGTTCCGGCCCGAGCGTTGGACCGCCGACTTCGAGGACGACCTCCCCGACTACGCCTACTTCCCCTTCGGCGGCGGGCCGCGCCACTGCATCGGGATGCGGTTCGCGATGACCGAACTCCGGCTCGTGCTGGCGACGATGGCCCGGGAGGTCGCGTTCGAACCGGTCTACGAGGGCGACCCCGACCTCGCGATGAGCGCGACCCTCAAGCCGACGACCGAGATGCGAATGCGCGTCCGGAAGCGCTGAGCCCCGCTTCGGCCCTCCCGTGGTGGAGTACCACACCACGACAACGCTTATTCTCCGACGCTGACGAATCGAGGACGATGACCGACATGGACCCCGGGACCTACTACGACGAGTTCGCCGAGGGCGAGTGGGAGCGACTCGACCGCGACCCCGTCACTCGGATGGAGTTCGAGAACACGACCGACTACCTCGCGGAGTTCCTCCCCGACTCGGGGCGGGTCCTCGACGCCGGGGGCGGTCCCGGCCGGTACACCTGCTGGCTGGCCGAGCGCGGGTACGAGGTCGAACACTGCGACCTGAGCGCCGAACAGGTCGCCATCGCCCGCGAGAAGGTCGCCGAGCGCGGTCTCGGCGACCGCGCGACCTGCCAGCGGGGCGACCTCCGGGACCTCCCCTTCGCGGACGACGCGTTCGACGCGGTCTGCTGTCTCGGCGGCCCCCTGAGCCACGTCGTGGACGACGCCGAACGCGCCGACGCGATGGCGGAACTCCGGCGGGTCGCGCGAGGCGGCCACGCGAGCGAAGCGAGCGAGGCCGCCTCGCGCGAGTCCGCCGGTGCCCCCGCCTTCGTCTCGGTCATCGGCCGGTTCGCCATGCTCCGGGACGTCGTCCAGTTCTCGCTGGAGGACGCCCACGGCCTGCTCGCGCCCATCGCCGAGGACGGCGACTACACCGCAGAGCGCGTCGAGAAACTCGGCTCGGGCGAGGGCTGGGCCGAGTGCCACGGCTTCCGGGCCGACGAGTTCGAGGCCGAACTCGAAGACGCTGGCTTCGACGTGGACCGACTCGTCGGTCTGGAGAACGTCGCCACCCGGACGAAACGCGAGTTGGCCGACGCCGACGAGGCGGCCCTCGACGACGTGCGCGAGGTCGTCCGAACCCTCCGCGAGGACCGGACCGCGGTGGACTTCTCCGAGCACATGCTCGCGGTCTGTCGGGCGTGAGGAGCGAGATACCGATGTCCCTCGACTGCTATATATCTCTCATATAAAATACTTAACCCGAGGGTCGCCCAGTCCGACGTGCGGCCGGAGGACCATGACCCACGACCCGATAACCGAACCACCCGACTCGACCCGCGGTGACGCCACCGACTCGACCGCTCGCTCGCCCGACGCCGAACCGACCGCTCGCTCGCCCGACGAACTCCGCTCGGTCGTGGTCGCGTACGATGACCGCCCGGACCGTCGAACCGTGTTCCCGCCCGACCGCTCGGGAGTCGAACGCATGTCGGCGTGGCTCACCGCCGACGACCGCGTGTTCGTCGACCTCGGAGACGCCCGCTGACGCCGAGACCCGCGCCGTTCTTTTCCGGAATACAGTTCAATTTGAACCGTTATAATTAAGAACTCTCGCTCTGCGCCACACGCACATGGACCTCGCCTATCGCCTGCTGATATACTTCGTGGCCATGATAGGCCCGACGGTGCTGTTCCTCGGGCTGATGCGCGGTCTGGAGTGGCTCCGCGACGACGCGCTCCTCCTGAGCATCGCCGAGAGCGAAACCGCCGACCCCGAGGTGTCCGAGGCCGCGGCCCGCGCCGTGGGGCGGGCCCCGGTTCTGGCCGACGGCGGCGACCCGAGCGACGGGGACCGCGCCGAGACCGACGCCAGCGAACCCGAGTCGGTCGTCTGCTCGTCGTGCGGCGAGTCGAACCGAGCCGAATCGACGTACTGTCGGGCGTGCGTCGGGGAACTGAGTTAGAGACGAGAGCCGACGGAAAGAGCGCGAGCGAACGCTCGCGCTCTTTCCGTCCAAACGAGAAAAACGGGAAGACGGACGGTTTACAGGAAGTCCTCGATGTGGTCGGCGACCTCGTTGGGGGTGTCGCCGACCGGGACGCCCGCGTCGTTGAGGGCGTTTATCTTGCTCTCGGCGGTGCCGGTGCCGCTACCCGAGACGATGGCTCCGGCGTGGCCCATGCGCTTGCCCGGCGGGGCGGTCCGGCCCGCGATGAAGCCCGCGACCGGGGTGTCCATGTTCTGGGCGATGTACTGGGCGGCCTCCTCCTCGTCCTCGCCGCCGATCTCGCCGCACATCACGACCGCCTTCGTGTCGGGGTCGTTCTCGAACAGTTCGAGGGCGTCGATGAAGTCGGTGCCGATGATGGGGTCGCCGCCGATGCCGATGGCGGTGGTCTGACCGATACCGCGCGAGGTGAGGTTATCGACGACCTGATAGGTCAGGGTGCCCGACCGCGAGACCAGCCCCACGTCGCCCGACTCGAAGATGTTGCCCGGCAGGATGCCGAGCTTGCTCTCGCCGGGGGTGATGATGCCCGGGCAGTTCGGACCGATGAGCCGGGTGTCGACCTCCGAGAGGCGCTTGTACACCTTCGACATGTCCTGCGTGGGGATGCCCTCGGTGATGGCGACCACGAGGTCGAGCGGCGCGTCGAGCGCCTCGAAGACGGCGTCGCCCGCGAACGCGGGCGGGACGAACACGACCGACGCGTCGGCGTCCTCCTCGCGAGCGGCCTGCTCGACGGTGTCGTAGACGGGGACGCCCTCGACCTCTTGGCCGCCCTTGCCCGGCACCGCGCCAGCGACGACGTTGGTGCCGTACTCCATCATCTGCTGGGTGTGGAACTTCCCTTCGCCACCCGTGATGCCCTGTACGACGACTCTGGTGTCTTCGTCGACTAGAACGCTCATGCTTCCACCTCCGCGTACTCGACCGCACGCTGTACCGCGTCTTCGAGGGTCTCCTCGACCGTCACGAGTTCGTCGTTCAGAATCTCGCGGCCCTCCTCGGCGTTGGTGCCCGCGAGTCGGACGACCACGCGCTTGGGAATCTCGTCGAACTGCTCCAGCGCGTCGTTGATGCCCTTGGCGACCTCGTCGCCGCGAGTGATACCGCCGAAGATGTTGAACACGACCGCGTCGACGTTCTCGTCGGAGAACACCATGTCGAGCGCGTTCGCGACGCGCTCGGCTTTCGCGCCACCCCCGATGTCGAGGAAGTTGGCGGGCGACCCGCCGTAGTAGTCCACGAGGTCGAGCGTCGTCATCACGAGGCCCGCGCCGTTGCCGATGATGCCGGTGTTGCCGTCGAGTCGGACGTAGTCGAAGCCGTACTCTCCGGCCTTGCGTTCGAGGTCGTCCTCGAAGGTCTCTTCCTCCATCTCCGCGAGGTCGGGCTGGCGGAACAGCGCGTCGTCGTCGATGTTCATCACGGCGTCGGCCGCGACGACCTCGTCGTCCTCCGTGACCATCACGGGGTTGATCTCGATGTCGCTGGCGTCGCTGTCGTCCCAGAGTTCGAACAGCGTGGTGAGGATGGACGCCACGTCGGAGGCCACCTCGCGGGGGACTCCGGCGTCGTAGACGACCTTCCGGGCCTGGTAGGGGTGCATCCCGAACGCCGGGTCGACGTGCTCGCGGGCGATGGCGTCGGGGTCCTCCTCGGCGACCTCCTCGATGTTGACCCCGCCCTTGGTCGAGACCATGGCGACGGGCTTGCCCTCGCCGCGGTCCATCGTCACGCCGACGTAGAGTTCGTTCTTGAAGTTCACGGCCTCCTCGACGAGGACCTCCTCGACGGTGTAGCCCTTGAGGTCCATCCCGAGGATGTCCTCGGCGGCCCGTTCGACCTCCTCGCGGTCGTCGGCGAGCTTGATTCCCCCGGCCTTGCCGCGGCCCCCGACGTGGACCTGCGCCTTGACGGCCACGGGGTAGCCGATGTCTTCGGCGGCCTCGACGACTTCGTCTACCGACGACGCCAGCGTCGACGCTGGCGTCGGGATTCCCGCATCGGCGAAGACGCGCTTCGCCTGATACTCGTGGAGTTTCATCTTGGACTCGGACGGTACTTTCGGGGAAAGCGAGTTAGTAGTTCCGAAACGCCGGGACCGCACGCCCGTGGTCGGCGCGGCGCGCGCGCCGCGCCGACCCAAGTGCTAAGGAAATCCGCCGCGTGCATTGAAAGACGAGCCGCGGCGCTCACCAACCATGACCGAGGAACGCTTCGAGACGGAGACGATACTTCGCGAAACGACCGTGGACATCGAACGACCGGTCGAACTCGGCACCGACGGGACCCCCGCCGAGACCGAGACGCTCGGTCTCCCGGCCACAGAGCGAGTCGAGGTGGTGACGTGCGAGCGCTACCCGTCGTACTGCCCGCGGCGCGACGGCTACGTCCCCGTCGGGGAGGCGGTCGTGGTCGGGGTCGACACGGTCGACCGGGCGACCGGCACCGAGTCGGCGGTCGCGCTGGCGTACTGCCCGGAATGCGCCGCCAGCGAGTTCGACTACGTCCGGGAACGCGACGACCCTTCCCCCGACGGCCGGACCCTCCACGAGCGGTACGGCTACGTCTTCGGGACGCGCGGGCGGTCGGGCGTCGGTCGAATCCTCTCGGAGGACGCGAAATCGGAGGCGGTGAAGGCGTCGGTCGCGCTCGCGGCGCTGGCGCTGCTCGGTGCGCTCCTGACTACCGTCGGGGCCCCGGGACTGGTGGTGTGGGGAATCCTCGCGACCGCCACTGCGGCGGGAGCGATACGAATCGCGTCGGCGTAGCCGACCGCGTTCGACCGGGGACCGATTCGCGGTCGGCGAGACGGCGGGCCGTCCGGCCCGCCGTCTCACTCCTCGGCGTAGAACCGCACTAGACCGCAGTCCGGGCACCGCCGAGGGGTCACGTCCAGCGCCTTCGTCACGCCGACCGCGGCGAGCACGCCGTCGCTCTCGGTCTCGGTCCGGACCTTCAGGTCGCCCTGCCCGGTGAACAGGTCGGCTTGCTCCAGCGCAACGCCGCAGTCGGGACAGCGCGCGTCGTCGGCCATACGAGTGGTTCCTCGTCCCGGCGCGAAAAACATGTCGGTCGAACGGGAATGTCGTCGGCCGGGTTCACTCCTCGGCGTACAGTCGCACGAGCCCACACTCCGGACACGCGCGCGGCGTTACCTTCCGCGACTCCTTCATCCCGAGCGACCCGAGCAGGCCGCTTCGCTTCTCGTCGGTCTTTACGTGGAGACCGAGGCCGTCGCCAGTGTGGATTTTGACGCGCTCCATCGTCACGCCGCAGTCGGGACAGCGGGGGTCGGCGTCCATGTCCGACCGGAGGCGGTCCCGGCTCTTAAACTTCAGTTCGTCGAGACGATGTCGATGACGTCACGGTCGTCGAGTTCGGTGTTCGCACCGACCTGCCGGTTGCTCCGGCAGTCGATGCCGTGGAGGAAGCCCTCCCCCAAATCGGAGTGGACGTGGTAGGCGAAGTCCTCGGCGGTCGCGCCCTCGGGCAGGAGGAAGCAGTCGGGCAGGACCTCGCCGCGCTCGTTGCCCAGTCCGTTCGCGCCGCCGGGGAAGACGGGGACGACGCCCAGCTCCTCGAACAGCGCGGTTTCGAGCGCGCGCTGGACCCCCGTGCCGTCGTACGCCGCGACGAACTCCTCGATGGCTTCGAGTCCCGCGCGTTGGTCGCCCGAGACGTCGCCCACGATGTCGAAGTCCGAATCGCCGGGCCGGTACTCGACTGCGCCCTGCTCGTCGGCCTTCTTGAGCGCCTTCTCGGCGTGGGCGCTCGCGGGCACCACGGTGAGGTGGTCGTAGTCGGAGTCGCTCGTTATCTCCTCGAAGTTGGCCTTCGCCTCGGGGGTGTCCATCTTGTTCGCGGCGACCACCATCGGCTTGGTCACCTTGCGGATCTCGCGGGCGAGTTCCTCGCGGTCGGCCTCGTCCCACGTCTCGGGGTCGAGTTCGAGGCCGAGCGACAGTATCTCGCGCTTTATCTCGTCCTTGTTGGTGCGGAACGCGCTCATCTGCTCGGCGAGTTCGACCTCGATGTCGTCCTCGTCGCCGTCGTAGCCCGACTCGTAGCGCGAGATGCCCTTCTCCAGCACTTCGAGGTACCACATGTCGAGTTCGTCTTCGAGGAAGTCGATGTCCTCGCGGGGGTCGTGGTCCTCGGTGGGTTCGCCCTCGATGTCGGTCGTGCCCGAGAAGTCGACGACGTGGACCAGCACGTCGGCCTCGTTGAGGTCCGTCAGGAACTGATTCCCCAGCCCTCTGCCCTCGTGAGCGCCGGGGACGAGTCCCGCAACGTCCACCAGTTTCGTCGGGACGAATCGAACCCCGTCCTCGCAGAATCCGACGTTCGGGGTACACTCCTCGCCGAACTCCGGGGCGGCGCACTCGACCCGGACGTAGGCCTCGCCCACCGCGGGGTCGATGGTGGTGAAGGGGTACGCGCCCTCGGGCACGTCGTTCATCGTCGCGGCGTTGAAGAACGTCGACTTGCCCACCGAGGGCTTGCCGACGAGACCGATCTTGTAGCTCATTGGGTCGTCGGTGGGGGCGGCGGCCTAAAACCCCTGCTAAAGCCGCGAACGGCCGGGAGGACGACTCATGGACGGTGCTACCTATTCGCACGGGAGGCGAGGTCGGAGGAGGGGTCGG from Halorussus salilacus carries:
- a CDS encoding zinc finger Ran-binding domain-containing protein, which codes for MDLAYRLLIYFVAMIGPTVLFLGLMRGLEWLRDDALLLSIAESETADPEVSEAAARAVGRAPVLADGGDPSDGDRAETDASEPESVVCSSCGESNRAESTYCRACVGELS
- a CDS encoding biotin--[acetyl-CoA-carboxylase] ligase, with product MNDTRRAVLERLAEGPVPGPDVADDLGVSRNAVWKHVEGLRGSGFDIESSDDGYALEGIPEYGGPAVEFGLDAPFSVEYHDAVGSTNDRARELAAEGAEDVVVLADEQTGSRGRLDRAWSAPSGGVWASLVLRPDLPPAHVPALTLAAAVATTDAAREAGVPAEIKWPNDVLVGTEGDRGGRKLAGILTEMEGEADRVSWVVVGIGVNANIPVDDLPEGATSLREEVGEVDRRVFVQRLLERFDDLRGDPESAVEAWRERSATLGQRVRVERADGEVVGEAVDVAFPGSLVVETDEGRVRVHAGDCEHLRPV
- a CDS encoding class I SAM-dependent methyltransferase produces the protein MTDMDPGTYYDEFAEGEWERLDRDPVTRMEFENTTDYLAEFLPDSGRVLDAGGGPGRYTCWLAERGYEVEHCDLSAEQVAIAREKVAERGLGDRATCQRGDLRDLPFADDAFDAVCCLGGPLSHVVDDAERADAMAELRRVARGGHASEASEAASRESAGAPAFVSVIGRFAMLRDVVQFSLEDAHGLLAPIAEDGDYTAERVEKLGSGEGWAECHGFRADEFEAELEDAGFDVDRLVGLENVATRTKRELADADEAALDDVREVVRTLREDRTAVDFSEHMLAVCRA
- a CDS encoding universal stress protein gives rise to the protein MYDRILVPTDGSTDTERAVGHAAELAAAHGAELHAVYVVNSATFTGLPMETSWEGIDDVLHEEGEAALERVETIADEYDVPVASRLLEGTPSRRIVEYAEGEDCDLVVMGTHGRGGIDRLLLGSVAEGVVRACTVPVLTVRVGDEGENGEDSPAATESESDAETGHVPVE
- a CDS encoding acetyl-CoA carboxylase biotin carboxylase subunit, encoding MFDKVLVANRGEIAVRVMRACEELGIDTVAVYSEADKDSGHVRYADEAYNVGPARAADSYLDHEAVIDAAKKADADAIHPGYGFLAENAEFGGKVEDTEGVTWVGPSADSMEQLGEKTHARKTMRDADVPIVPGTTDPVEDPEEVTEFGDEHGYPIAIKAEGGGGGRGMKVVRGPEEADDQLESAKREGEAYFDNDNVYLERYLENPRHIEVQIIADHHGNVRHLGERDCSLQRRHQKVIEEGPSPALTDELREEIAEAARRGADAAGYYNAGTFEFLVEEDPDREDGELLGPDADFYFLEVNTRIQVEHTVTEELTGIDIVKWQLRVAADEELGFEQDDVELEGHAMEFRINAENAAEEFAPATGGKLTTYDPPGGIGVRLDDALRQGDDLVTDYDSMVAKLIIHGSDREECIARSKRALAEYDIEGIPTIIPFHRLMLDDEPFVAGTHTTKYLDNTLDPERIDEAQEKWGSETESTTDDEEVVEREFTVEVNGKRFEVDLEERGAAAIPASNGGGGATGQKPEPAGGDSGGGDDVSVDGEGESVTAEMQGTILDVTVEEGDEVASGDVVCVLEAMKMENDVVASRGGTVTQIAVGEGDSVDMGDVLVVIE
- a CDS encoding helix-turn-helix domain-containing protein, with protein sequence MKYLTLALRQPRATRHPMQNFIADSEAVAREELLAWNLLPGEAVEYVLFYVEGEIDPYREAISDVGSVAEYTLAPIDSESFYAYVRQETREADRQFREAFARRHLLVVPPVEYTGEGHMRFTVVGESADLRALLDDLPERIDAEIAEVGEYDRRHATVAGALTDRQFEAVSVASSLGYYEVPREGSLAEVADELDCAESTASDLLRKAESKLVSAVVNG
- a CDS encoding cytochrome P450; the protein is MSETQPGPADAEGPERTERDPRALAEAPEPPQLPGTPVLGNTLGFVRDPFGFYDRLESVGDAVGYSVAGREFCTVFEPDYVEQILVEDNERFVKSEAFRDAAAGFAERGLLLTEGEEWRDQRVRIQPAFTPDRIRSYADAMVTYAERTLDHLADGEVVDVQDAMSELTLRILAKSLFDIDVEGRREVVREAAAALNERGDAGGASAFLPDWVPTPKNRRFERAMTDFEAMVDDLVAERRADDAEYDDLLSLLLRAEGPDGETMAEEVVGDQLVTFLFAGHETTALALTYAWHLLGRNPDEAEKLRAELDATLGDDPATIADLPDLGYTERVVREALRLYPPAYVLFREPTEDVRIGPYRIEAGTNLTLPAFKLHRDGRFYDAPDEFRPERWTADFEDDLPDYAYFPFGGGPRHCIGMRFAMTELRLVLATMAREVAFEPVYEGDPDLAMSATLKPTTEMRMRVRKR
- a CDS encoding DUF7511 domain-containing protein is translated as MTHDPITEPPDSTRGDATDSTARSPDAEPTARSPDELRSVVVAYDDRPDRRTVFPPDRSGVERMSAWLTADDRVFVDLGDAR